A single region of the Elizabethkingia sp. JS20170427COW genome encodes:
- a CDS encoding efflux RND transporter periplasmic adaptor subunit has protein sequence MLKKSTLIVVASFFLFTLPISCGKKDGKAGAAAQQQTPQPYKYIVAEQGPATIFRTYPARLEGKQNIEIRPKVDGFIDEIYVDEGAYVRKGQALFKIRNPQYEQSVRVQEAAIKSAQAEVATAQMQVTKTKPLVDKGIISKYELESAVLALKAKQANLAQAQANLTNARVNEAYTYINSPVEGYVGSLPYRHGSYVSSATAEPLTTVSNISSIYAYFSINEKEQLEFLKQSPGESVTEKLKNSPAVNLILSDGTEYNQKGKVESMSGQVDPQTGSFMMRATFANENGLIRSGYSAQIQIPTYLENVIIIPQSATYDMQGKIFVYVVGKDNKVVSQEVTVNPLPDGQTYAVSSGLKPGDKVVVEGVGILREGAEIVPKETSMKAVLTSPEAAQK, from the coding sequence ATGTTAAAAAAGAGTACACTAATTGTAGTAGCGTCATTCTTTTTATTTACGCTACCAATTTCTTGTGGTAAAAAGGATGGTAAAGCAGGGGCTGCAGCCCAACAGCAAACCCCACAACCGTACAAATACATTGTTGCAGAGCAAGGACCTGCAACTATATTTAGAACCTATCCTGCAAGGTTAGAAGGAAAACAGAATATCGAGATTAGGCCGAAAGTAGATGGCTTTATTGATGAAATTTATGTAGACGAAGGCGCCTATGTAAGAAAAGGGCAGGCCTTATTTAAGATTAGGAATCCACAGTATGAGCAATCCGTAAGGGTACAAGAGGCAGCAATTAAAAGTGCACAAGCTGAGGTTGCTACTGCTCAGATGCAGGTGACGAAAACCAAACCACTAGTAGATAAAGGGATTATCTCTAAGTATGAACTAGAATCTGCAGTTCTTGCATTAAAAGCGAAACAAGCTAACCTAGCTCAGGCTCAGGCCAATTTAACCAATGCGAGGGTTAATGAGGCTTATACCTATATCAATAGCCCAGTAGAAGGGTATGTAGGAAGCTTGCCATACCGCCATGGTAGCTATGTAAGCAGTGCAACGGCAGAACCTCTAACCACTGTATCCAACATTTCTTCCATCTATGCATATTTTTCTATTAACGAAAAAGAGCAATTAGAGTTTTTGAAACAGTCTCCAGGAGAAAGTGTTACAGAAAAACTAAAAAATTCTCCAGCTGTTAATCTAATCTTATCGGATGGTACTGAATACAATCAGAAAGGTAAAGTAGAGTCTATGAGTGGACAAGTAGATCCACAAACTGGTTCATTTATGATGAGGGCAACATTCGCGAATGAAAATGGATTGATAAGAAGTGGTTATAGTGCTCAAATTCAGATTCCTACTTATTTAGAAAATGTGATTATCATTCCACAAAGTGCAACGTATGATATGCAAGGGAAGATCTTTGTATATGTAGTAGGGAAAGATAATAAGGTGGTTTCCCAGGAAGTTACCGTAAATCCTTTGCCAGACGGACAAACTTATGCAGTGTCTTCAGGCTTAAAACCTGGAGATAAAGTGGTAGTAGAAGGTGTAGGTATCCTAAGAGAAGGAGCTGAAATTGTACCTAAAGAAACCAGCATGAAAGCTGTTCTTACAAGTCCTGAAGCTGCACAAAAATAA
- a CDS encoding efflux RND transporter permease subunit has protein sequence MFRKFIERPVLSTVISIIIVILGVLGIATLPVSQYPEIAPPTVSVNANYMGANADVVLKSVVVPLEEQINGVEGMTYISSSATNDGNASITVNFKQGVNPDIAAVNVQNRVSRANSLLPKEVTQAGVTVLKKQSSNVLIFTLVSDNPNYDQTFLQNYGNINIIPRIKRVNGVGDASVFGSKDYSIRIWLDPQKMAAYGLVPSDVNAVLAEQNIEAAPGSIGDQADQSFEYTLKYKGRLTTIPEFENIVLKGGITGQVLKLKDVAKIELGAQSYSGKSFTDGKQSIGIAISQTAGSNAQEVIKGCLSVLEESSKTFPQGISYEVLVNANEFLDASIEKVIHTLFEAFILVFIVVFVFLQDWRSTLIPAISVPVAIVGTFFFLSLFGFTINLLTLFALILAVGIVVDDAIVVVEAVHVKLEEGEKSPRRAAISAMNEISAAIISITLVMSAVFIPVSFITGSAGVFYKQFGLTLAISIVLSAVNALTLSPALCAIFLKPHAEGEHHERKKNFMQRFFTNFNTAFTATTMKYTKGVSFLIRRKWIALGGLLAFTGLFAWLMVSTPKAFVPNEDMGTVFADIALPLGASQKRTEAVMNQVEAKIKSLPEVSHILKISGRGMISGVGSNYGMIIVKLKPWAQRKLKGESQDAFVGKLYGMNADLKDAKAIFFGSPTLQGFGMSDGFEMQLQDQKGGTINDLNKVTTDFIDALNKRPEIQSAYTSFNPNFPQYLIDVDVATVKNAGYSVSDVLSVIQGYFGGVYASNVNLFGKQYRVIYQAPPGDRDDIASFDKMMVRSQDGSMAPVSRFITLKKVYGPQSISRFNLFTAVKVNGTPNPGYSSGDAINAVEEVAAQVLPTGYGYEFSGLTREEMAAGSQTGIIFALCCIFVYFLLCAQYESYMLPFAVMLSLPFGLAGAIFFTWITGSSNNIYTQISLIMLIGLLAKNAILIVEFAHAARLKGMSIGKAALRGAQQRLRPILMTSFAFIFGLVPLATAAGAGAVGNQAIGIAAIGGMLFGTIFGVMVIPVLYVIFQYLHEKVSVKNELSADVPKLTD, from the coding sequence ATGTTTAGAAAATTCATAGAAAGGCCGGTGCTTTCTACTGTAATCTCTATTATTATTGTAATATTAGGAGTTTTAGGGATTGCAACACTTCCGGTTTCACAATATCCTGAAATTGCTCCTCCCACTGTTAGTGTTAATGCAAACTATATGGGAGCCAATGCAGATGTTGTTCTTAAGAGTGTCGTAGTACCTCTTGAAGAGCAAATAAATGGGGTGGAAGGGATGACCTATATTTCTTCTTCCGCTACCAATGATGGTAATGCTTCTATTACCGTTAATTTCAAACAAGGAGTTAATCCTGATATTGCTGCGGTAAACGTACAAAACAGGGTTTCCAGAGCAAATAGTTTGCTACCTAAAGAAGTTACCCAAGCTGGGGTAACCGTATTGAAAAAGCAAAGTTCCAATGTATTGATTTTCACATTGGTGAGTGATAATCCTAACTACGACCAAACCTTTTTACAAAACTATGGGAATATTAATATTATCCCGAGAATTAAAAGGGTAAATGGTGTTGGGGATGCTTCTGTTTTTGGGTCTAAAGACTATTCTATTAGAATTTGGTTAGATCCTCAAAAAATGGCAGCTTACGGATTAGTTCCTAGTGATGTTAATGCAGTATTGGCAGAGCAAAATATCGAGGCAGCTCCAGGAAGTATCGGAGATCAGGCAGATCAAAGTTTTGAATATACTTTGAAATATAAAGGTCGTTTGACGACAATTCCAGAGTTTGAAAATATTGTTTTAAAAGGTGGAATTACAGGACAGGTTTTAAAACTTAAAGATGTAGCCAAAATTGAATTAGGAGCGCAAAGTTATAGTGGGAAGAGCTTCACCGACGGAAAACAATCTATAGGTATTGCAATTTCACAAACTGCAGGGTCTAACGCTCAGGAAGTTATTAAAGGTTGTTTGAGCGTTTTGGAAGAATCTTCTAAAACCTTCCCTCAAGGGATTTCTTATGAAGTTTTAGTAAACGCAAACGAGTTTTTGGATGCTTCTATTGAAAAAGTAATCCATACTTTATTTGAAGCGTTTATCCTAGTATTTATCGTGGTATTTGTGTTTTTACAAGATTGGAGATCTACTCTTATCCCTGCGATTTCAGTACCAGTAGCCATTGTGGGAACCTTCTTCTTCCTAAGTTTATTTGGCTTTACAATAAACCTACTTACCCTATTTGCACTTATCCTTGCCGTAGGTATTGTGGTAGATGACGCGATTGTGGTTGTAGAAGCCGTCCACGTAAAACTAGAAGAAGGTGAAAAATCTCCACGTAGGGCTGCAATTTCAGCGATGAATGAAATTTCAGCGGCAATTATCAGTATTACATTGGTAATGTCTGCAGTATTTATCCCAGTAAGTTTTATTACGGGATCTGCAGGGGTTTTCTATAAACAATTCGGGTTAACATTAGCAATTTCCATTGTATTATCAGCGGTAAATGCGCTTACGCTTTCTCCAGCATTATGTGCGATATTTTTGAAGCCTCATGCTGAGGGAGAACACCATGAACGGAAAAAGAATTTTATGCAAAGATTCTTTACCAACTTCAATACAGCATTTACGGCAACTACTATGAAATACACCAAAGGTGTTAGTTTCCTTATTCGTAGAAAATGGATCGCTCTAGGAGGTCTTCTTGCTTTTACAGGACTTTTCGCTTGGTTAATGGTATCAACCCCTAAAGCCTTTGTACCTAATGAAGATATGGGAACCGTTTTTGCGGATATAGCCCTTCCTTTAGGAGCTTCTCAAAAACGAACTGAGGCGGTAATGAACCAAGTAGAAGCTAAGATTAAATCTTTACCAGAAGTTTCTCACATTTTGAAAATTTCAGGTCGAGGAATGATTAGTGGAGTAGGATCTAACTACGGGATGATTATTGTAAAACTAAAACCTTGGGCTCAACGTAAATTGAAAGGAGAAAGCCAAGATGCTTTTGTTGGAAAATTATATGGGATGAATGCCGACCTGAAGGATGCAAAAGCCATTTTCTTTGGTAGCCCAACTCTTCAAGGTTTTGGTATGTCCGATGGTTTTGAAATGCAGCTACAAGACCAAAAAGGTGGTACTATTAATGATTTGAATAAAGTAACCACAGACTTTATAGATGCATTGAATAAAAGACCTGAAATCCAAAGCGCTTATACATCATTTAACCCTAACTTCCCTCAATACCTTATTGATGTAGATGTGGCAACGGTTAAAAATGCAGGATATTCTGTATCAGACGTTCTTTCAGTAATCCAAGGGTATTTTGGTGGAGTATATGCTTCCAATGTTAACTTGTTTGGTAAACAATATCGTGTAATTTATCAAGCGCCTCCTGGTGATAGAGATGATATTGCAAGTTTTGATAAAATGATGGTACGCTCTCAGGACGGCTCTATGGCTCCGGTGAGCAGATTTATTACTCTTAAAAAAGTATATGGGCCACAGAGTATTAGTAGATTTAACCTCTTTACAGCAGTAAAAGTTAATGGTACTCCTAATCCAGGATATAGTTCTGGGGACGCAATTAATGCTGTTGAAGAAGTAGCAGCACAAGTATTACCAACAGGATATGGCTATGAGTTCTCAGGACTTACTCGAGAAGAGATGGCAGCGGGTAGCCAAACAGGAATTATCTTTGCTTTATGTTGTATCTTCGTATATTTCTTACTTTGTGCACAATATGAGAGTTATATGTTGCCATTTGCGGTAATGTTATCTTTACCATTTGGTTTGGCAGGAGCTATTTTCTTTACATGGATTACCGGATCTTCCAATAACATTTATACACAGATATCTTTAATCATGTTGATTGGTTTATTAGCGAAGAACGCAATCCTTATTGTTGAATTTGCCCATGCAGCAAGGTTAAAAGGGATGTCCATAGGGAAAGCCGCCTTACGAGGTGCTCAGCAGAGACTTCGTCCGATTTTGATGACCTCTTTTGCATTTATTTTTGGTCTAGTACCATTGGCAACTGCTGCTGGAGCAGGAGCGGTAGGAAACCAAGCAATTGGTATTGCTGCAATTGGAGGGATGCTTTTCGGAACTATATTTGGGGTAATGGTAATTCCTGT